A genomic stretch from Candidatus Melainabacteria bacterium includes:
- the mdh gene encoding malate dehydrogenase produces MLRFACPRKARAARLPARIAHECRPSGPGGFVVNKVTVVGSGFVGATVAQYVADKELADVVVVDILEGIPQGKSLDMMQAAPINGHDCNIVGSNDYADTKNSDIVVITAGVARKPGMTRDDLLKINANIVKEVAEKTIKLSPDAIYIVVTNPLDVMTYLTWKTTKLPTSRVIGMAGVLDSARFQAFIGMELGMSVEDTKAMVLGGHGDLMVPIPRFSTVNGIPITELMPKDRIEALAERTRNGGAEIVGLLKAGSAYYAPGASVAHMVEAILKDKNRLLPCAVYADGEYGLKDVYIGLPAVLGREGMKKIVELSLTAEESAALKKSADSIKENIDQMNKLLVAV; encoded by the coding sequence ATGTTACGCTTTGCCTGTCCGAGGAAAGCCCGAGCAGCTCGACTGCCGGCTCGTATCGCGCACGAATGCAGGCCCAGCGGGCCAGGAGGTTTTGTCGTGAACAAAGTTACTGTAGTAGGCTCCGGGTTCGTAGGCGCCACAGTCGCCCAATACGTGGCTGATAAAGAACTGGCCGACGTTGTCGTAGTAGACATCCTGGAAGGAATTCCACAAGGCAAGAGCCTCGATATGATGCAAGCAGCACCGATCAACGGTCACGACTGCAACATCGTCGGCTCCAATGACTATGCCGACACAAAGAATTCAGACATCGTTGTCATCACAGCCGGAGTTGCCCGTAAACCAGGTATGACCCGCGACGACCTGTTGAAAATCAACGCCAACATCGTCAAAGAAGTGGCTGAAAAAACAATCAAACTCTCGCCGGACGCCATCTATATCGTTGTCACCAATCCGCTTGACGTTATGACCTACCTGACCTGGAAAACCACCAAACTCCCTACCAGCCGAGTCATCGGTATGGCAGGAGTGCTGGACAGCGCTCGCTTCCAGGCTTTCATCGGTATGGAACTGGGCATGTCAGTTGAAGACACTAAAGCCATGGTGCTTGGTGGACACGGCGACTTGATGGTTCCAATTCCCCGTTTCTCAACAGTCAACGGCATTCCTATCACTGAATTGATGCCTAAAGACCGCATCGAAGCCCTGGCAGAACGCACACGAAACGGCGGAGCCGAGATAGTTGGCTTGCTCAAAGCCGGCAGCGCCTACTATGCGCCTGGCGCATCTGTGGCTCACATGGTGGAAGCAATTTTGAAAGACAAAAATCGCCTGCTGCCTTGCGCCGTGTATGCCGATGGTGAATACGGTCTCAAAGATGTCTACATCGGACTACCGGCTGTACTCGGTCGCGAAGGCATGAAGAAGATTGTCGAACTCAGTTTGACAGCCGAAGAATCAGCCGCCTTGAAGAAATCAGCCGATTCGATCAAGGAAAACATCGACCAGATGAACAAGCTCCTGGTAGCCGTCTAG
- a CDS encoding nuclear transport factor 2 family protein, translated as MSPKPRKQTAPHVVASLLLASVCALPSQAIETSTVATTPGAAAAASNDFTLEPDNKEHEAERKEIETLLSNIETQWNAHNLENVMSYYADDYINNDGLDKKAVSKLTEDFWKTYPDARSSSKTKSIRIEGNFATVESRDMAVGSTAKEMPGINTKGELNSISEGQLYIKKIGSNWRIIGDRIDYEKVRVAFGLAKSLNASFSAPEQVKSGRQYSAKLELNLPTGLTAVGSITSQPLEYPQPQPADAWRPLDGSTLERIMPANTNNRNELLMATIGITNSNRNNLMGITFLTRRLNVVPNAEEHYDKIITADKSSDKATEKVEKTSTPHSSLLKKEQVEKIKQGTESVEKNSKEPPTKTILHDALPSKNQINEQTGKPKTPVDHLTPVKDDETPSDPDSDATK; from the coding sequence ATGAGTCCGAAACCACGTAAACAAACAGCACCACATGTGGTTGCATCTTTATTGCTGGCGTCAGTTTGCGCCCTGCCCTCTCAAGCCATCGAAACATCCACTGTCGCCACCACACCTGGTGCGGCAGCGGCAGCGTCGAACGACTTCACACTGGAACCCGACAACAAAGAACACGAAGCCGAGCGCAAAGAAATCGAAACACTTCTGAGCAATATAGAGACGCAATGGAACGCTCACAATCTCGAAAACGTGATGAGCTATTACGCAGACGATTACATCAACAACGATGGTCTGGACAAGAAAGCCGTCTCCAAGCTGACTGAAGACTTCTGGAAAACCTATCCTGATGCCAGATCGTCTTCAAAAACCAAATCTATTCGCATCGAGGGAAATTTTGCCACGGTCGAGTCACGCGATATGGCCGTAGGTAGCACTGCCAAGGAGATGCCCGGCATCAACACCAAAGGCGAACTCAACTCCATCTCAGAAGGTCAGCTCTATATCAAGAAGATTGGCTCAAACTGGAGAATTATCGGCGATCGTATCGACTACGAAAAAGTACGCGTTGCCTTCGGTCTGGCTAAATCACTGAACGCCTCCTTCTCAGCACCCGAACAGGTCAAATCAGGCAGACAATATTCAGCCAAATTGGAGCTCAATTTGCCTACTGGACTGACTGCAGTCGGCTCGATAACAAGCCAACCCCTCGAATATCCGCAGCCCCAGCCAGCCGACGCCTGGCGACCTCTGGACGGCTCGACACTCGAGAGAATCATGCCGGCCAACACGAACAATCGCAATGAGTTATTGATGGCGACAATTGGCATCACTAATTCAAATCGCAATAATCTCATGGGCATAACATTTTTGACCCGTCGACTCAACGTCGTGCCCAACGCCGAGGAGCACTACGACAAAATCATTACCGCTGATAAGTCTTCAGACAAAGCAACCGAGAAAGTGGAAAAGACATCCACTCCTCACAGCAGCTTGCTCAAAAAAGAGCAGGTGGAAAAGATCAAGCAGGGTACTGAATCGGTCGAGAAGAACAGCAAAGAGCCGCCAACCAAGACGATTTTGCACGATGCACTTCCTTCCAAAAATCAAATCAACGAGCAAACAGGAAAACCTAAAACTCCTGTAGATCACCTTACTCCGGTCAAGGATGACGAAACTCCAAGCGACCCCGATTCTGACGCAACCAAATAG
- the lspA gene encoding signal peptidase II encodes MNPEAKAKSHKWIIPLVATLCLIFDAASKDWARHKLIAGDAYPFVPGISFFLTHNTGAAFSLGAGNSYLMTALASVVTLCLVAWVLKRESKLVSNVERIGLGFLFGGACGNLFDRFSQGRVTDFIEFTFINFPVFNCADIFIDIGIGLILIAMMSEKSAQPDQKSDLQPATESAAQHDPG; translated from the coding sequence ATGAATCCGGAAGCAAAGGCAAAGTCACATAAGTGGATCATTCCGCTTGTGGCCACGTTGTGCTTGATTTTTGACGCGGCAAGCAAAGACTGGGCGAGGCACAAGCTCATTGCCGGCGACGCCTACCCGTTCGTTCCCGGCATAAGCTTTTTTCTCACACATAACACTGGCGCAGCCTTTAGCCTCGGCGCCGGCAACAGCTATTTGATGACAGCCCTGGCCAGCGTAGTGACACTGTGTCTGGTGGCATGGGTTTTGAAGCGAGAATCCAAGCTGGTCTCAAACGTAGAGAGGATAGGATTGGGATTTCTGTTCGGTGGCGCCTGCGGCAATCTTTTCGACCGCTTCAGCCAGGGCAGAGTGACGGACTTTATAGAGTTCACTTTCATAAACTTTCCCGTCTTCAATTGCGCAGACATATTCATAGATATCGGCATCGGCTTGATCTTAATTGCAATGATGTCGGAAAAGTCTGCACAACCTGATCAAAAATCAGACTTGCAGCCGGCAACAGAGAGCGCCGCTCAACATGATCCAGGATGA
- a CDS encoding RluA family pseudouridine synthase encodes MIQDDGLIELIVDGTAQPGGVRLDVFLSREVAELSRSRIQKLIEDEDILVNDKPARASLKLQGGERITIELQEPVALDLQPEDIALDIVYQDDDLAVINKAAGMVTHPGAGISSGTLVNALLFHMRDSLSGISGTVRPGIVHRLDKDTSGLIVIAKNDLAHRHLAEQIKAKTARRNYVALVEGVMKPDTGTIDKPIGRHPTRRKQMAIVTNGRKAVSRFQVLERFSRFTLVKVMLETGRTHQIRVHMASLGYPVVGDLLYNPKSSGSEAARHKLGLKGQALHAAQLSFTHPTTGMLLEFEAPLPEDFQTLLSKLS; translated from the coding sequence ATGATCCAGGATGATGGACTGATTGAGTTGATCGTAGACGGCACTGCGCAGCCCGGAGGCGTTCGTCTCGATGTCTTCCTGAGCAGAGAAGTCGCTGAACTGAGCCGGTCTCGAATACAAAAGCTGATTGAAGACGAAGATATTCTCGTCAACGATAAGCCCGCCAGAGCAAGTTTGAAATTACAGGGAGGCGAACGCATAACCATCGAGTTGCAAGAACCTGTTGCCCTGGATTTGCAACCTGAAGATATTGCGCTCGACATCGTCTATCAGGATGACGATCTTGCCGTCATCAACAAAGCCGCCGGCATGGTGACACACCCGGGAGCAGGCATCTCTTCCGGCACGCTCGTCAATGCACTGCTCTTCCACATGCGCGACAGCCTCTCCGGCATCTCAGGCACAGTCAGACCCGGCATAGTACACCGCTTAGACAAAGATACTTCCGGGCTCATCGTCATAGCAAAAAACGATCTGGCTCACCGCCATCTAGCTGAGCAGATAAAAGCAAAAACAGCACGACGAAACTACGTCGCTCTGGTCGAGGGTGTGATGAAGCCTGATACAGGAACAATCGACAAGCCGATTGGGCGCCACCCCACCAGACGAAAGCAAATGGCGATAGTCACAAACGGTAGAAAAGCAGTCAGCCGCTTTCAAGTGCTGGAGCGCTTCTCCAGGTTCACACTGGTAAAAGTAATGCTCGAGACGGGACGCACACACCAAATTAGAGTGCACATGGCCAGCCTCGGTTATCCGGTGGTGGGCGACCTGCTATACAATCCGAAATCAAGCGGAAGCGAGGCTGCGCGCCATAAATTGGGGCTTAAGGGTCAGGCTTTACATGCAGCTCAACTGAGTTTCACGCATCCGACCACAGGCATGCTGTTAGAATTTGAGGCTCCTCTTCCCGAGGATTTTCAGACTCTGCTTTCAAAACTCAGTTGA
- a CDS encoding bifunctional nuclease family protein: MIEMFVAGIALDARNGHPIVVLNDSTKRRALPIWIGMAEANAITRALDNVKPERPMTHDLLLNVITQLGYKVKQVEINELASNTYFATILLLVDDPEHKLDTTKSIDARPSDAIGLALRAKCAIFVSAQVVADGTIPADFEKDEAEAQEFKKFIEGLKASDFKKGAGPSE; this comes from the coding sequence ATGATTGAAATGTTCGTAGCAGGAATTGCTTTAGATGCCAGAAACGGACATCCCATCGTTGTTTTGAATGACAGCACCAAAAGGCGAGCATTGCCTATCTGGATAGGTATGGCAGAGGCGAATGCCATTACCAGGGCGCTTGACAATGTCAAGCCCGAGCGACCGATGACACACGATCTGCTTCTCAACGTGATTACGCAGCTTGGTTACAAGGTGAAACAGGTCGAAATTAATGAACTGGCGTCCAACACTTACTTTGCAACCATTTTGCTTTTAGTAGACGATCCTGAGCACAAGCTCGATACCACCAAATCAATTGACGCTCGCCCCTCTGATGCGATCGGTCTGGCATTGCGAGCCAAGTGCGCCATTTTCGTGTCAGCTCAGGTGGTAGCTGACGGAACGATTCCTGCCGACTTTGAAAAAGACGAAGCTGAAGCACAGGAATTCAAAAAGTTTATTGAAGGCTTGAAAGCCTCCGATTTTAAAAAGGGTGCTGGACCGTCTGAATAA
- a CDS encoding DUF87 domain-containing protein → MRLDLSHSVEDLRVGRFVVVEGKSSRFFSMLTDVSLSASNPTILTNPPQADDFLLEVLSGVSTFGTVKVQPMLMLETGATADSAELRPVKTIPSHFSHVNEATSADFALVFGKESDRPGDLHFNIGRPLNMETPVCVDLGRFVERSNGIFGKSGTGKSFLTRIFLCGLISKDVASVLVFDMHNEYGWQAMSENKSAPRVKGLKQLFGQQVAVFSLDAESSRARGIPDAHELYIGYNQIEIEDLELLKSELALSEATLENAYIVKEKFGQDWISTLMDMSGEEIEEFCETYKGHPTAIKTLQRRLNTVIQKTSYLRPRCAHNYIDDILRYIQAGRHIVLEFGRQNNLLSYMLATNIITRRLHSEYVKRSELHQADPDNVPAPRKLTIVIEEAHKFLAPSVARQTIFGIIAREMRKYFVTLLIVDQRPSGIDPEILSQIGTRVTALLNDDKDIDAAFTGVSGSQTLRTVLAQLDPKQQALVLGYAVPMPVVVRTRAFDGEFYKAIAPGSEAADGGDPRTRQEKGMKAAEEVFGA, encoded by the coding sequence ATGCGGCTTGACCTCTCACACTCTGTAGAAGATTTGAGAGTAGGTCGTTTCGTTGTCGTAGAAGGCAAGAGTTCACGCTTCTTCAGCATGCTCACCGACGTCAGCCTGTCGGCAAGCAACCCGACCATACTGACAAATCCGCCTCAGGCAGATGACTTTCTCCTGGAAGTGCTTTCCGGCGTTTCTACGTTTGGCACAGTCAAAGTGCAGCCAATGCTGATGCTGGAAACTGGTGCCACCGCAGACAGTGCGGAGCTGCGACCAGTGAAGACGATTCCGAGCCACTTCTCACATGTCAACGAGGCAACCAGCGCCGATTTCGCTCTAGTCTTCGGAAAAGAAAGCGATCGCCCGGGCGATTTGCACTTTAATATCGGACGCCCACTCAACATGGAAACACCGGTTTGTGTGGATTTGGGCAGATTCGTCGAACGCTCGAACGGAATTTTTGGCAAATCGGGGACCGGCAAATCATTCCTGACACGCATATTTTTGTGCGGCTTGATCAGCAAAGACGTGGCTTCAGTACTCGTGTTCGACATGCACAACGAATACGGCTGGCAGGCCATGTCCGAAAACAAATCTGCTCCGCGAGTAAAAGGCTTGAAACAACTGTTTGGTCAACAGGTGGCGGTGTTCAGCCTGGACGCCGAATCTTCCAGAGCTCGAGGCATTCCCGACGCGCACGAGCTTTATATAGGATATAACCAGATCGAAATCGAAGATCTGGAGCTGCTCAAATCAGAGTTAGCTCTGTCTGAAGCGACTCTCGAAAATGCCTACATCGTCAAAGAGAAGTTCGGTCAGGACTGGATTTCAACCTTGATGGATATGTCGGGTGAGGAAATCGAGGAATTCTGTGAGACTTACAAGGGACACCCTACCGCTATCAAGACCTTGCAGAGACGGCTGAACACAGTCATTCAGAAGACTTCTTATCTGCGTCCGCGCTGCGCCCATAACTATATCGACGATATCCTTCGATACATCCAGGCCGGTCGTCACATCGTGCTTGAATTTGGCCGCCAAAATAACCTCCTTTCCTACATGTTGGCAACCAACATTATTACGCGCCGCCTTCACTCCGAATACGTCAAACGCTCCGAGCTGCATCAAGCTGACCCGGACAATGTCCCGGCACCGCGGAAACTGACCATTGTTATCGAAGAAGCGCACAAATTTCTGGCACCATCGGTGGCGCGCCAAACAATTTTTGGAATTATTGCCAGAGAGATGCGCAAATATTTCGTCACACTGCTCATAGTCGACCAGCGCCCAAGCGGAATCGACCCGGAAATTCTCAGCCAGATAGGCACGCGCGTAACAGCACTCCTCAACGACGACAAGGATATAGACGCAGCTTTTACAGGTGTCTCCGGCAGCCAGACATTACGCACCGTGCTGGCGCAGCTTGACCCGAAACAGCAAGCCCTGGTGCTTGGATATGCTGTGCCCATGCCAGTCGTAGTGCGCACCAGAGCATTTGACGGTGAATTTTATAAAGCAATCGCACCAGGCAGCGAAGCAGCCGACGGTGGGGATCCTCGAACTCGTCAAGAGAAGGGGATGAAAGCGGCAGAGGAAGTTTTCGGAGCTTGA